AGAACACAAAACTTCCAAAATTCATGAGATTCGGATGGTTTGGAGCGTATGGAGAAGGATGGGCACACTATTGTGAGACTTTAGGTCCTGAATTTGGTTTGTATACTGATCCTTACCAGAAAATGGGTTATTTAAGTGACCAGATGCTTAGAGCGGTAAGATTAGTAGTAGATACTGGCTTACACACTGGAAAAATGAGCAGAGAAGAAGCTATAAAGTATTTTCTGAGCAATATTTCTTATGATGAAGGAGCGGCAATAGCTGAAGTGGAAAGATATATGGCTATGCCGGGGCAGGCTTTAGGATATAAAATAGGGTCTTTAAGAATCCGTGAATTGAGAGAAAAATATCAGAAAGAGCTGGGTAATAAGTTTAATCTGGCAAGCTTCCATGATGAAGTATTAAGCCAAGGATGCCTTCCATTAGATGTTCTGAACAGAAAGATGGAGCTTTGGGCTAAAAAACAAAAATAAAAACAAAAGGTGCTGAAAAAAACAGTACCTTTTTTCTTGTCTTTCTTATTCAAAAAATTGAATAATTAAAAAAATAAAAACATGATCACAGAAAGCCTCAGATCTCTTTACAACAGAGATTTAAATAAACTGAAAACAGAGATAGAAGCTTATCAAAAAGAAGAAAACCTTTGGAAAGTTGATAAAAACATTTCCAATTCTGCAGGAAATCTATGTCTGCACCTGATAGGAAACCTTAATCATTTCATCGGAACCTACCTTGGGAACACCGGTTATGTAAGGAATCGTGAGTTAGAGTTTTCATTAAAAGACGTTCCAAGAGCAGAACTTATTGACAAAATAGGGGCAACAGCAACCATGATAGATTTTGTTGTAAGCCAACTTCCGGAGAGCGAAATGGAAAAAGAATATCCACTTGTTGTTTTTGAAGATAAAATGACAACAGGCTATTTTCTGATTCATCTGCTCTCTCATCTGGATTATCATTTAGGACAGATTAATTATCATAGACGGTTATTGGATATTTAGTTTTTTACAGTCTATTGAATACAAAGGAAATAAGGTGATATCACGCTGCGCTTTATCTTAAGTTCGCAAGGACGCTTTACTCAGCTAAGAATTTGATTTCCACAACTAAATGAAGTATCCTTGCGAACTATTTTAATGCAATTATTATAAAATTCGCGAACATTACACTAGAAATGTTGGCTATTTTTCAAACATCATTTTGGTAATAAAGTCTTTCTCTCCCTTTCCTCTTGCCGGAGAATATTCCCTTCCATAGAAAATGATCTGAAGATGAAGTTTGTTCCATACTTCTTCGGGAAATAATTTCTTGGCATCCTTTTCCGTTTCCACTACATTTTTCCCTGAAGTAAGTTTCCATTGTGTCATCAGGCGGTGAATATGGGTATCTACCGGAAAAGCTGGGAATCCAAATCCCTGGCTCATCACTACAGAAGCCGTCTTATGTCCAACCCCCGGAAGCGCCTCTAATTCTTCGTATGTTTGCGGAACAATACCATTATGCCTCTCCAGTAACAGTTCGGCCATTCTCTTTAAGTTTTTGGCTTTGGTATTGGATAATCCTATTTCTTTAATTAATTCCTTGATCTGAAATTCTTCCAATTTCGCCATTCTCTGTGGAGTTCCTGCAACCTCGAAAAGGTTTGGGGTAACTTCATTTACTTTTTTATCTGTCGTCTGTGCAGAAAGGGCAACGGCAACCATTAAAGTATAAGGATCAGTGTGATCCAAAGGAATAGGCGTAGTAGGATACAATTTATCCAGTTCAATCTGAACGAGCTCAGCTCTTTGCTTTTTTGTCATTTTACCCTTAAATTTGAACAAAATTAAATCATTATGTTGAAAGTTGGAGATAAATTACCTCAATTTGAAGGAACGAATCAAGATGGAGAAGCAGTATCTTCATCAAACTTAATCGGAAAAAAATTAGTTGTTTTCTTTTATCCACAGGCTAGTACTCCTACATGTACTGTTGAAGCTTGCAATCTGAGTGACAATTATTCAAAGCTTGAAAAAGCTGGATATCAGCTATTGGGAGTAAGTGGAGACTCTGTAAAAAAACAGAAAAATTTCCATAGTAAATTTGCTTTTCCTTATGATCTTATTGCGGATGAAAACCGTGATATTATTGAAAAATTTGGGGTTTGGCAGGAGAAAAAGACGTTTGGAAAAACGTATATGGGAATTGTAAGAACCACATTTATTTTTGATGAAAATGGCGTTTGTACAAGAGTTATTGAGAAAGTAACTTCAAAAACAGCTGCTGAACAGATCTTAGAAGGATAATTTCCAGTACTGATAAAAAGAAAAAAAATCCACAAGAGTCTTTGTGGATTTTTTGTATTGTAATGATTATTCTGTTTCGTAATAATTCAGTTCTTCTGTTTCACCGGGCAGGGTAACATGTTTCTTAAACTTCAACCCTAATTTTTCGATCAGTTTTTGTGAAGAAAGGTTATCTTTTGATATAATTGCAGATATTTTTGGCAGTCCAAATTCTTCCATACCGATCGATTTCACCTTCTGAGCCGCTTCATAAGCATACCCTTTACCTTCAAATTCTTCCAATAAAGAATAACCGATATCTACAATGTCAAGCCCTTCTCTTTCAAAGATTCCCACGGCTCCTATTTTTTCGTTAGTATCCTTGGTTATTAAAAGGTAGTTCCCGAACCCCAGTCTTTCGATCTGTGGGGCAAATCTGTTGAGGATATAGTTTTCAGCATCTTCAATTGTATTTACATTTCGGTTACCGATATATTGAACAAATTTAGGCCGATTATAAAGTTCAAAAATAAAATCTCTGTCTTCACCAGACATGGGACGAAGTATCAGTCGTTCAGTTTGATAGGTATTATCTGCGTTTGGGTGTTTTTTGAGGCTCATTTTTCTTTGGTTCTTCTTTTTTTTCGACTTTTAGAAGTCTTGGGTTATTAGCACATTTTTTATTGTAAAGCTCAATATAGGTCCCATTATCTTTTACATTCGTTACAAGCCCGGTTGTTTTATTAACCGTTAATGTGTAATGGGTTTTCTGATAAGGGCATTCCTTTGAAGTTAGTTTTCCAAGGTCCAGGTAGTAGTTCTTTTGATCTTCATGATAATTACCTGCAAGATCTTTGAATTCCTCATCCACCATATAACCATCGGAAGCCAATATAATAGCAGCTTCCTGAGCATTATCAATTTTTCCTACAAAATTCTTTAAAGTTTCTGTATCAAGAATGTAATTAATTTTCCCTCCGGAAGAATAGGCTATATAATAAAAACTGTCTTCATTAGGAAACAGATTAAATCCGGAAAACTGGGGTGTATAGCTTAACTTCCCTCCGGAAGTTTTAATCTCCTCTCCTTTTCCATAGCTGTTGTATACCAAAACCCAGGAATCTACCTTAGCATCAGGTTCAATTCTCTGTAATATATTGGAGATACCAGAAAACTTTTTCTTTTCCTGAGCATATCCCAGAATACTAAAAAGTAAAAGGGCTAAAGTCGCGAATCGGAGTGTATATTTAATCATAGCCTAAAAATAAGCATAAAAGATACCAAATACTACATAAATTTATCTCCTTTCTTGAAATTTTTCAGATCCAGAACATAATCCTTGATGAATTGGTCATTGTCTCTGGGGCAAATAAGAAGAGCTTTGTCTGTATCTACTACGATATAGTTTTCAAGACCGTCAATAATAACTGCTTTGTTGTTATTTTTTAAACGGATAATATTTCCTTTTGAATTATAAGTGAGTAAATGCTTTATTTTCACTGCATTTTCGTTCTTATCCTTTTCTGTATTTTCATAGATAGAAGTCCATGTTCCAAGATCACTCCAACCCAGATCAGATGGAATAACGTATACATTTTTGGCTTTCTCTAAAATTCCATTATCAATGGAAATTTTCTGAACCTTAGGATAAATGATTTCTATACAGTTATTTTCTTTCTCAGAATTGTATTCACAAGCCATAAAATGTTGTGTCATATCGGGAAGATAACTCTCGAAGGCATGTTGAATACTTTTGATATTCCAGATAAAAATTCCTGCATTCCAAAGGAAATCACCGCTTTCCAAAAAGTTTTGGGCAATTTCAAGAATTGGTTTTTCAGTAAATGTTTTTACTTTGAAATATTCTGAATTTTTCTTTTCTACAAACTGGATGTATCCATAGCCTGTATCAGGTCTTGTTGGGGTAATTCCCAGTGTTACCAGGTAGTCATTTTTAGAAGCTAAGTCAAATGCCAGCATTACTTTTTCCAGAAATACATCTTCCTTCAGGATCAGATGGTCTGCCGGAAGAACAATCATAGTAGCATTCGGATTGATCTCACCAATTTTATTAGCCATGTACAGATTACAGGCTGCTGTATTTTTCATCAGAGGCTCTCCCACAATATTTTCCTCAGGAATTTCCGGAAGTTGCTGATGGGAAAGCGCAATATATTCTTTATTTGTAATAACGAATATATGTTCTTTTGGAATTACCTTGCTGATTCTATCATAAGTCTGCTGAATCATGGTACGTCCTGTTCCTAAAATATCCTGAAATTGTTTGGGAAATTTCTGCGTGCTCATTGGCCAGAATCTGCTCCCGATTCCTCCAGCCATTATTACGCAGTATCTATCTGATTTTAACATTCTTAGCTACATTTTTCTACCCTTGCTAAAGGCTTGAAAGAATACTTCCTTCCCGTAGCCAGGTTCTTACAAAGATAGTTTTTTTTAATCAGACCTTCTAATAAATACTTTTCGTTGCGATATATAAAAAATTCTCCTTTTTGAAGCTGCTCGATAAAATGGAGGCTATCATCTTGTTTTTCAGTATGAAAATATCTTACAAGATCAGGGCTCGCCATAAAATTAGCCTTTGGTGATTTTGAAAATTTCACAATGATAGGTTTCAGTTCTTCATCGTAAATTTCAAGGCTTTCCAGCAGCATATTTCTAAAGGTTTCTTTCCATTCATTACCATGGGGAGAAATTCTTCTTCCGTATTTTTCAAAAGCAATCAGGTGTGCAAGTTCATGAGTAAGCACAAAGAAAAAAAGTTGTGGAGTAAGCGTAGAGTTTACTGTAATTTCATGAGAATTATCCGGAAGCTTTCTATAATCTCCCAGTTTAGAATTCCTGTTTCTTGTGACTTTTATATGAATATAATAATCTGAAAACCAAATTCTTAAATACTTAAGCGTGTTTTGTGGTAAATATTTTTCTAACGATTGGATAGACATTCTACAAACTTAGTGGAATTCCTGCATAGAAATTCAATAATTTAAGGCTGAAAAGATAATTATATTTCGCCTGCGCTACTGATCCCTGTGCATTTGCATAATTATTTCTTGCAACATTAACGTCGTAAATGGTTGTTTTTCCCGCCGCGTAACTCTTATCTGCAAAATCAAGTGCCAGCTTAGAGCTTTTTTCTGCTTCTAATGCAGCTAAATATGATTCATAGTTCGCATCAGCATCAAACTGAGCCTTCTGTATATTCTGTCTTACGGTTTGTTTTTGTTGTTCAAGGGTAATTTTGCTAACGCTTTCATTTAATTTAGACTGCTCAACCTGTAATTTTGTTTTCCCTTTATTGAAGATAGGGATGTTCAATGACAATCCTACATTTTGTCCAAACTGATCTTTATATTGTTCAAAAAAAGTTCCCTGTACGATACCGGGAGGAACATTAAATGATCTGTTGTAGAAAGTATTAAGCCCAGCACTCGCTGTTAATGTAGGCCAGAATGCTGTTTTACTTACCTCAGTTTGTGCTTCGGCAGATCTTATCCTGCTTTCGGCGGCTTTGATCTGAGGCTGAATTTCATAGGCTTTTGTCAGAACCTCATCAGTAGTTACCAACTGTGAATCTAATGCTTCAGGGACATCTACATTTTCTACATCAAAATCTTTATAATCTGAAAGCTGTAAAAGCTGAGCGATTGCAAATAGAGCTCTTCCCACATTAACTTCTGCTGTTTTTAGATTTTGTTTTTCTCTGGCTAGTGCTGCTTCGGCTTCTGCCAAAACAGTTTGGGCTGTAGTTCCAACCTGGGTTGTTATCTTCGCTCTATCGTACTGTTTTTTAGCATTTTCTACAGCACTTTGAGAAATCTTAACAATTTCTTTGTTTAGCAAAGCTGTTAAGTATTGTTGGGCAATTTGTACAGAGATATCATTTTTGATGGCTTCGATATCGTATTGGCTGGCTTCTACATCAAACTGAAGCTTTCTCACATTCTTCTCTAATCTTCCATTATTGTAGACCAGAACATCGGCACTTACTCCAACACTGTTATTGAATCTATCGTTTCTATAACTACCTGCTCCTAATGATCCTTGTCCGAAACTCACTCCGTTCATCATACTTCCCGATACAGAAGGTAAATAATCTTTTCTGGCTGCTTTAAGGTTGTATTCTTGATTTTGCTTGGTATATTGATTTTGGATAACCTGAAGATTATGCTCCACTGCATAGCTTACACACTCTTTTAAGGACCATTTCTTCTGAGCACTTAAACCCAGATAGCCTAATCCAAAAACGATAATCCAAACTTTTTTCATATATAAATGTTTATTTGTTTTTAATGGTCATATGAAATCTACGTCATCTTCATCAGTATTTGTGTCTGCAAATCATGACGATTTCATATTAAGATTTTTCCCTATTAGACGAAGTAAATATAAAAAAGTTACAGATTGAAAAAAATAGTTTTATTTTAATAAAACTTTTGAGAATTTTGTATCATGACAAACGAACAATATCAGGAAGCTATCGAATGGCTTTTCGTACAAATGCCCAACTACCAGGTAGATGGACAGCAGGCTTATAAGCCGGGTCTTGACAATATCACCAAGCTTTGTAATTACTTTGGAAATCCTCAGGAAAAAATAAAATGCATCCACGTTGGTGGTACCAATGGAAAGGGATCATCAAGCAATATGCTGGCATCCGTACTTCAGGAAGCCGGTTACAAAGTAGGTTTATACAATTCTCCCCATCTTATTGATTTTACAGAACGTATTAAGGTGAATGGTAAAAACTGTAGTAAAGAGTTTGTCTTTGATTTTATCCAAAAGCTTAAAAATATTCCGGAAGATATCCGCCCTTCGTTTTTCGAGTTTACCACCATTATGGCTTTTGAATATTTCTATCAGCAGCAGGTAGATTTTGCCATTATTGAGGTAGGGTTAGGCGGAAGACTGGATTCTACAAATATTATAAATCCTATGGTTTCTGCTATTACGAATGTTCAGCTTGACCATCAGAATATATTAGGGGATACTATTGAAGAGATTGCGAGGGAAAAAGCGGGAATCGTTAAAAAGA
This Chryseobacterium sp. G0162 DNA region includes the following protein-coding sequences:
- the bcp gene encoding thioredoxin-dependent thiol peroxidase translates to MLKVGDKLPQFEGTNQDGEAVSSSNLIGKKLVVFFYPQASTPTCTVEACNLSDNYSKLEKAGYQLLGVSGDSVKKQKNFHSKFAFPYDLIADENRDIIEKFGVWQEKKTFGKTYMGIVRTTFIFDENGVCTRVIEKVTSKTAAEQILEG
- a CDS encoding TolC family protein; amino-acid sequence: MKKVWIIVFGLGYLGLSAQKKWSLKECVSYAVEHNLQVIQNQYTKQNQEYNLKAARKDYLPSVSGSMMNGVSFGQGSLGAGSYRNDRFNNSVGVSADVLVYNNGRLEKNVRKLQFDVEASQYDIEAIKNDISVQIAQQYLTALLNKEIVKISQSAVENAKKQYDRAKITTQVGTTAQTVLAEAEAALAREKQNLKTAEVNVGRALFAIAQLLQLSDYKDFDVENVDVPEALDSQLVTTDEVLTKAYEIQPQIKAAESRIRSAEAQTEVSKTAFWPTLTASAGLNTFYNRSFNVPPGIVQGTFFEQYKDQFGQNVGLSLNIPIFNKGKTKLQVEQSKLNESVSKITLEQQKQTVRQNIQKAQFDADANYESYLAALEAEKSSKLALDFADKSYAAGKTTIYDVNVARNNYANAQGSVAQAKYNYLFSLKLLNFYAGIPLSL
- a CDS encoding endonuclease III domain-containing protein, with translation MTKKQRAELVQIELDKLYPTTPIPLDHTDPYTLMVAVALSAQTTDKKVNEVTPNLFEVAGTPQRMAKLEEFQIKELIKEIGLSNTKAKNLKRMAELLLERHNGIVPQTYEELEALPGVGHKTASVVMSQGFGFPAFPVDTHIHRLMTQWKLTSGKNVVETEKDAKKLFPEEVWNKLHLQIIFYGREYSPARGKGEKDFITKMMFEK
- a CDS encoding mannose-1-phosphate guanylyltransferase, with the translated sequence MLKSDRYCVIMAGGIGSRFWPMSTQKFPKQFQDILGTGRTMIQQTYDRISKVIPKEHIFVITNKEYIALSHQQLPEIPEENIVGEPLMKNTAACNLYMANKIGEINPNATMIVLPADHLILKEDVFLEKVMLAFDLASKNDYLVTLGITPTRPDTGYGYIQFVEKKNSEYFKVKTFTEKPILEIAQNFLESGDFLWNAGIFIWNIKSIQHAFESYLPDMTQHFMACEYNSEKENNCIEIIYPKVQKISIDNGILEKAKNVYVIPSDLGWSDLGTWTSIYENTEKDKNENAVKIKHLLTYNSKGNIIRLKNNNKAVIIDGLENYIVVDTDKALLICPRDNDQFIKDYVLDLKNFKKGDKFM
- a CDS encoding DinB family protein; protein product: MITESLRSLYNRDLNKLKTEIEAYQKEENLWKVDKNISNSAGNLCLHLIGNLNHFIGTYLGNTGYVRNRELEFSLKDVPRAELIDKIGATATMIDFVVSQLPESEMEKEYPLVVFEDKMTTGYFLIHLLSHLDYHLGQINYHRRLLDI
- a CDS encoding SprT-like domain-containing protein, producing the protein MSIQSLEKYLPQNTLKYLRIWFSDYYIHIKVTRNRNSKLGDYRKLPDNSHEITVNSTLTPQLFFFVLTHELAHLIAFEKYGRRISPHGNEWKETFRNMLLESLEIYDEELKPIIVKFSKSPKANFMASPDLVRYFHTEKQDDSLHFIEQLQKGEFFIYRNEKYLLEGLIKKNYLCKNLATGRKYSFKPLARVEKCS
- a CDS encoding GNAT family N-acetyltransferase, whose protein sequence is MSLKKHPNADNTYQTERLILRPMSGEDRDFIFELYNRPKFVQYIGNRNVNTIEDAENYILNRFAPQIERLGFGNYLLITKDTNEKIGAVGIFEREGLDIVDIGYSLLEEFEGKGYAYEAAQKVKSIGMEEFGLPKISAIISKDNLSSQKLIEKLGLKFKKHVTLPGETEELNYYETE